The following are from one region of the Poecilia reticulata strain Guanapo linkage group LG7, Guppy_female_1.0+MT, whole genome shotgun sequence genome:
- the plpbp gene encoding pyridoxal phosphate homeostasis protein encodes MWKVAMSEEVGKAVQSVLERVKQAAARRPKTLPAVPPRLVAVSKTKPPDMIVEAYRQGQRNFGENYVNELVDKASDPLILESCPEIKWHFIGHLQKNNVNKLLGVPNLFLVETIDSAKLADKVNSSWHRLRGASSQRLKVMVQVNTSGEQSKHGLPPEDTVNTVKHIVSQCSALHFSGLMTIGRYGYDLTLGPNPDFQMLLSRRQEVCEGLKLPMEEVELSMGMSTDFEHAIEVGATNVRVGSIIFGNREYPNSALNTPNPTPNPSPLPSPAPSPEKTAKTVSEEAAKKMHHLTVSEH; translated from the exons ATGTGGAAAGTAGCAATGTCGGAGGAGGTTGGGAAGGCGGTCCAGTCGGTGCTGGAGCGGGTGAAGCAGGCGGCGGCGCGGCGGCCCAAG ACGCTCCCGGCTGTGCCGCCCCGCCTTGTAGCTGTCAGCAAGACCAARCCCCCAGACATGATTGTGGAGGCCTACAGGCAAGGACAGCGCAACTTTGGAGAGAACTAT GTTAATGAGCTCGTGGACAAAGCGTCAGATCCACTG ATTTTAGAGTCATGCCCAGAAATCAAGTGGCATTTTATCGGCCACCTACAGAAGAACAACGTCAACAAGTTGCTGG GCGTCCCTAACCTTTTCCTCGTGGAGACCATCGACTCCGCGAAGCTGGCCGACAAGGTCAACAGCTCGTGGCATCGTCTCCGAGGAGCGAGCAGCCAGAGGCTAAAGGTCATGGTGCAGGTCAACACCAGTGGAGAGCAGA GCAAACACGGCCTGCCGCCGGAGGACACGGTCAACACGGTTAAACACATTGTGTCGCAGTGCTCCGCCCTGCATTTCTCAGGACTCATGACCATCGGTCGCTACGGCTACGACCTCACACTGGGGCCCAACCCTGACTTTCAG ATGCTGTTGAGTCGGCGGCAGGAGGTGTGTGAGGGCCTGAAGCTGCCCATGGAGGAGGTGGAGCTCAGCATGGGCATGTCCACTGACTTTGAACATGCG ATCGAAGTGGGCGCCACCAACGTGCGAGTCGGCAGCATCATCTTCGGCAACAGGGAGTACCCCAACAGTGCGCTGAACACTCCCAATCCCACTCCAAATCCCAGTCCCCTTCCCAGTCCGGCTCCCAGCCCCGAGAAAACAGCCAAGACGGTGTCAGAAGAAGCTGCTAAGAAGATGCACCATCTCACCGTATCTGAACACTAA
- the tmed4 gene encoding transmembrane emp24 domain-containing protein 4 codes for MMRSVPAAAVTJLLAWIYPSCGLYFHIGETEKKCFIEEIPDETMVIGKYRTQLWDKQAGSFLPSTPGLGMHVEIKDPDTKIILSRQYGSEGRFTFTSHTPGEHQICLHSNSTKMALFAGGKLRVHLEIQVGEHTNNYPEIAAKDKLTELQLRVRQLLDQVEQIQKEQSYQRYREERFRMTSESTNQRVLWWSIAQTFILIVTGIWQMRHLKSFFEAKKLV; via the exons ATGATGCGCTCCGTCCCAGCCGCTGCTGTTACTMTCCTGCTAGCCTGGATTTACCCCAGCTGTGGGCTGTACTTCCACAttggagagacagagaaaaaatgCTTCATTGAGGAAATTCCCGACGAGACCATGGTCATCG GAAAATACCGGACCCAGCTTTGGGACAAACAGGCCGGCTCCTTCCTCCCCTCCACCCCTGGCCTCGGGATGCACGTCGAGATCAAGGATCCAGACACGAAG ATCATCCTGTCCCGTCAGTACGGCTCCGAGGGCCGCTTCACGTTCACCTCCCACACTCCTGGAGAGCATCAGATCTGCCTGCACTCCAACTCCACCAAGATGGCTCTGTTCGCCGGAGGGAAGCTG CGAGTCCATTTGGAGATTCAGGTCGGAGAACACACCAACAACTACCCTGAAATCGCAGCGAAAGATAAGCTGACCGAGCTGCAGCTGCGAGTGAGACAGCTGCTGGACCAGGTGGAGCAGATCCAGAAGGAGCAAAGCTACCAGAGG TACCGGGAGGAGAGGTTCCGCATGACGAGCGAGAGCACCAACCAGCGCGTCCTCTGGTGGTCCATCGCTCAGACCTTCATCCTCATCGTCACCGGGATCTGGCAGATGAGGCACCTGAAAAGCTTCTTTGAAGCCAAGAAACTGGTTTAG
- the ikbkg gene encoding NF-kappa-B essential modulator isoform X1, whose amino-acid sequence MVQPQPDGPMQWDMSGEDSGGTLRVPPELAGNEVVTRLLGDNQQLREALRRSNQALRQRCEEMEGWQRRTREEREFLSCRFQEARALVERLAQENHSLQSMVNGPGSSSNHSYSSAQMEASPGLPARNGPLDEPKTLDQWERKRVEETEQQTQTTPHRSLPAEGANEFLQLLKSHKEKTEEEMREMRRKNEELKRERDEGKEVLERQHRCIEHLRVKLFHTQTSSNEEAVQLRSEAQHTSDCSSLAKLTEQLQATQGRYRELEEKLDYLQKSSAQRDRTEALLKQKDKDCAQLAKDCEALKAQATSLLGELNERQILLQKSDDERKMLEEKLVSKVKALQAAERELEQQRKQHHVANDKLLLQVQSLESALKSERHVVTEEKKKLSQLQHAYTCLFRDYDSKLKSEGGDLSSKLEEAERALAIKQDLIDKLKEEVEQQKGSLETVPVLTAQAEIYKADFLAEREAREKLNQKKEELQEQFTQALAEMERLKHELTARARLEQMKLKHMDDFPARPTHIPPQQGFPGVGFNTVPPNRNHVLAPVIDPAAAAAADLPDLCCPKCNYLAPDMDTLQIHVMDCIQ is encoded by the exons ATGGTGCAGCCACAGCCGGACGGCCCCATGCAGTGGGACATGTCTGGAGAGGACAGCGGAGGGACCCTCAGGGTCCCACCAGAGCTCGCTGGCAATGAAGTGGTGACCAGACTGCTGGGCGACAACCAGCAGCTCCGAG AGGCTCTGCGGAGGAGCAACCAGGCCCTGCGTCAGCGCTGCGAAGAGATGGAGGGATGGCAGCGGCGGACCAGGGAGGAGCGGGAATTCCTCAGCTGTCGTTTCCAGGAGGCCCGGGCGCTGGTGGAGAGGCTGGCGCAGGAGAACCACTCTTTGCAGAGCATGGTGAACGGACCAGGCTCATCGTCCAACCACAGCTACAGCTCGGCCCAGATGGAGGCGTCACCGGGGCTTCCTGCCCGGAACGGCCCGCTGGATGAGCCAAAG aCTTTAGACCAGTGGGAGAGGAAAAGAGTTGAAGAAACGGAGCAGCAGACACAAACCACACCACATCGCAGCCTG CCTGCAGAGGGTGCCAATGAGTTCCTGCAACTGCTGAAGagccacaaagaaaaaacagaggaagagatgAGAGAGATGAGAAGGAAAAATGAAGAGTTAAAGAGGGAACGGGACGAGGGAAAAGAAGTGTTAGAGCGACAGCATCGATGCATTGAGCACCTGCGGGTTAAACTGTTCCATACACAG ACGAGCAGTAATGAGGAAGCTGTTCAGCTTCGCTCAGAGGCTCAGCACACCTCTGACTG CTCTAGTCTGGCTAAACTCACAGAGCAGCTTCAGGCCACACAGGGCAG GTATcgggagctggaggagaaactgGATTACCTGCAGAAGAGCTCTGCTCAACGGGACAGAACAGAAGCTTTGCTCAAACAAAAGGACAAGGATTGTGCCCAG TTGGCCAAGGACTGTGAGGCTCTGAAAGCTCAGGCGACGTCGCTGTTGGGCGAACTGAACGAGAGGCAGATCCTCCTGCAGAAGAGCGACGACGAGCGCAAAATGCTGGAGGAGAA GCTGGTCAGCAAGGTGAAGGCCCTGCAGGCGGCGGAGCGggagctggagcagcagaggaagcagcatCATGTGGCCAATGACAAGTTGCTGCTGCAGGTGCAGAGCCTGGAGAGCGCGCTGAAGTCAGAGAGGCACGTGGTCACAGAGGAGAA GAAAAAGCTGTCACAGTTGCAGCATGCCTACACATGTCTGTTCAGAGACTATGATTCCAAACTGAAGAGCGAG GGAGGAGACCTTAGCAGCAAGCTAGAGGAGGCAGAGCGGGCRCTGGCCATCAAGCAGGACCTGATCGATAAACtaaaggaggaggtggagcagCAGAAAGGCTCGCTGGAAACTGTCCCTGTCCTCACAGCACAG GCTGAGATCTACAAGGCAGATTTTCTGGCAGAGCGAGAAGCAAGAGAGAAGCTGAACCAGAAGAAGGAGGAGCTGCAAGAACAGTTCACTCAGGCTCTGGCTGAGATGGAACGGTTGAAGCACGAGCTCACAGCACG TGCACGTTTGGAGCAAATGAAGCTGAAACACATGGATGATTTTCCTGCACGGCCCACTCACATTCCCCCTCAGCAAg GGTTTCCTGGTGTTGGCTTCAACACTGTGCCACCGAACCGGAACCACGTTTTGGCACCGGTCATCgatcctgctgcagcagcagctgcagatttGCCTGATTTATGCTGTCCGAAGTGCAACTACCTGGCTCCAGATATGGACACACTGCAGATACACGTCATGGACTGTATACAGTAA
- the ikbkg gene encoding NF-kappa-B essential modulator isoform X2 gives MVQPQPDGPMQWDMSGEDSGGTLRVPPELAGNEVVTRLLGDNQQLREALRRSNQALRQRCEEMEGWQRRTREEREFLSCRFQEARALVERLAQENHSLQSMVNGPGSSSNHSYSSAQMEASPGLPARNGPLDEPKTLDQWERKRVEETEQQTQTTPHRSLPAEGANEFLQLLKSHKEKTEEEMREMRRKNEELKRERDEGKEVLERQHRCIEHLRVKLFHTQTSSNEEAVQLRSEAQHTSDWYRELEEKLDYLQKSSAQRDRTEALLKQKDKDCAQLAKDCEALKAQATSLLGELNERQILLQKSDDERKMLEEKLVSKVKALQAAERELEQQRKQHHVANDKLLLQVQSLESALKSERHVVTEEKKKLSQLQHAYTCLFRDYDSKLKSEGGDLSSKLEEAERALAIKQDLIDKLKEEVEQQKGSLETVPVLTAQAEIYKADFLAEREAREKLNQKKEELQEQFTQALAEMERLKHELTARARLEQMKLKHMDDFPARPTHIPPQQGFPGVGFNTVPPNRNHVLAPVIDPAAAAAADLPDLCCPKCNYLAPDMDTLQIHVMDCIQ, from the exons ATGGTGCAGCCACAGCCGGACGGCCCCATGCAGTGGGACATGTCTGGAGAGGACAGCGGAGGGACCCTCAGGGTCCCACCAGAGCTCGCTGGCAATGAAGTGGTGACCAGACTGCTGGGCGACAACCAGCAGCTCCGAG AGGCTCTGCGGAGGAGCAACCAGGCCCTGCGTCAGCGCTGCGAAGAGATGGAGGGATGGCAGCGGCGGACCAGGGAGGAGCGGGAATTCCTCAGCTGTCGTTTCCAGGAGGCCCGGGCGCTGGTGGAGAGGCTGGCGCAGGAGAACCACTCTTTGCAGAGCATGGTGAACGGACCAGGCTCATCGTCCAACCACAGCTACAGCTCGGCCCAGATGGAGGCGTCACCGGGGCTTCCTGCCCGGAACGGCCCGCTGGATGAGCCAAAG aCTTTAGACCAGTGGGAGAGGAAAAGAGTTGAAGAAACGGAGCAGCAGACACAAACCACACCACATCGCAGCCTG CCTGCAGAGGGTGCCAATGAGTTCCTGCAACTGCTGAAGagccacaaagaaaaaacagaggaagagatgAGAGAGATGAGAAGGAAAAATGAAGAGTTAAAGAGGGAACGGGACGAGGGAAAAGAAGTGTTAGAGCGACAGCATCGATGCATTGAGCACCTGCGGGTTAAACTGTTCCATACACAG ACGAGCAGTAATGAGGAAGCTGTTCAGCTTCGCTCAGAGGCTCAGCACACCTCTGACTG GTATcgggagctggaggagaaactgGATTACCTGCAGAAGAGCTCTGCTCAACGGGACAGAACAGAAGCTTTGCTCAAACAAAAGGACAAGGATTGTGCCCAG TTGGCCAAGGACTGTGAGGCTCTGAAAGCTCAGGCGACGTCGCTGTTGGGCGAACTGAACGAGAGGCAGATCCTCCTGCAGAAGAGCGACGACGAGCGCAAAATGCTGGAGGAGAA GCTGGTCAGCAAGGTGAAGGCCCTGCAGGCGGCGGAGCGggagctggagcagcagaggaagcagcatCATGTGGCCAATGACAAGTTGCTGCTGCAGGTGCAGAGCCTGGAGAGCGCGCTGAAGTCAGAGAGGCACGTGGTCACAGAGGAGAA GAAAAAGCTGTCACAGTTGCAGCATGCCTACACATGTCTGTTCAGAGACTATGATTCCAAACTGAAGAGCGAG GGAGGAGACCTTAGCAGCAAGCTAGAGGAGGCAGAGCGGGCRCTGGCCATCAAGCAGGACCTGATCGATAAACtaaaggaggaggtggagcagCAGAAAGGCTCGCTGGAAACTGTCCCTGTCCTCACAGCACAG GCTGAGATCTACAAGGCAGATTTTCTGGCAGAGCGAGAAGCAAGAGAGAAGCTGAACCAGAAGAAGGAGGAGCTGCAAGAACAGTTCACTCAGGCTCTGGCTGAGATGGAACGGTTGAAGCACGAGCTCACAGCACG TGCACGTTTGGAGCAAATGAAGCTGAAACACATGGATGATTTTCCTGCACGGCCCACTCACATTCCCCCTCAGCAAg GGTTTCCTGGTGTTGGCTTCAACACTGTGCCACCGAACCGGAACCACGTTTTGGCACCGGTCATCgatcctgctgcagcagcagctgcagatttGCCTGATTTATGCTGTCCGAAGTGCAACTACCTGGCTCCAGATATGGACACACTGCAGATACACGTCATGGACTGTATACAGTAA
- the sephs3 gene encoding selenide, water dikinase 3, which translates to MLRLCISGRAVRLASCFKTTLRAGMSGSPTPPPSAETEGSGGCFPPGYKPFKPEDHGLERGFRLTSYSELKGUGCKVPQEVLLKLLAGLEADRGDGPGKAGDQGSEFGQQLPGPRLGIGMDSCVTPLRHGGLSLVQTTDFFYPLVEDPYMMGRIACANVLSDLYAMGITECDNMLMLLSLSQKMNEKDRERVTPLMIKGFRDAAEEGGTSVTGGQTVINPWIIVGGVASVVCQPNEFIMPDGAVPGDVLVLTKPLGTRVAVNAHQWLDQPEKWNRIKLVVTKEEVKEAYYEAMFSMATLNRTAASLMHKYQAHAATDVTGFGLLGHANNLAEQQKNEVSFVIHNLPIIAKMSAISKACGNLFNLLQGRSAETSGGLLVCLPREQAAKFCSEMKSLNAAQGASNGAWIIGIVEKGDRRARIIDKPRIIEVPARGSQAANQDNSTANPDPSSNLA; encoded by the exons ATGTTGCGTCTTTGCATATCAGGCCGAGCTGTCCGCCTTGCTTCGTGCTTTAAGACCACTCTGCGGGCTGGCATGTCGGGCTCACCTACCCCACCTCCCTCAGCTGAGACTGAGGGTTCCGGGGGGTGTTTCCCTCCTGGATACAAGCCTTTTAAACCCGAGGACCATGGCTTGGAACGCGGGTTCCGTCTTACATCTTACTCTGAGTTGAAGGGATGAGGATGCAAGGTCCCGCAGGAGGTTCTGCTCAAACTCCTCGCGGGACTGGAGGCGGACCGAGGCGATGGGCCAGGCAAGGCTGGAGACCAGGGTTCTGAGTTCGGCCAACAGTTGCCTGGACCCCGGCTTG GTATTGGGATGGACAGTTGTGTGACTCCATTGAGGCATGGAGGTCTCTCTCTGGTCCAGACCACTGATTTCTTCTACCCTCTGGTAGAAGATCCATACATGATG GGAAGGATAGCTTGTGCGAACGTCCTCAGTGACCTCTACGCCATGGGCATCACGGAGTGCGACAACATGCTGATGCTGCTGAGCCTCAGTCAGAAGATGAATGAAAAG GATCGAGAGCGAGTGACGCCGCTGATGATCAAAGGTTTCCGGGACGCAGCGGAGGAGGGAGGGACGTCGGTGACGGGGGGCCAGACGGTGATCAACCCCTGGATCATCGTTGGGGGTGTAGCATCAGTCGTCTGCCAGCCCAATGAGTTCATCAT GCCCGATGGAGCGGTACCAGGTGACGTCCTGGTTCTGACCAAACCTCTGGGGACCCGAGTGGCTGTAAACGCCCACCAGTGGCTCGATCAG ccTGAAAAGTGGAACAGGATCAAGCTTGTTGTCACCAAAGAGGAGGTCAAAGAGGCATATTATGAAGCCATGTTCTCCATGGCAACGCTAAACCGAACAG CGGCGAGCCTAATGCACAAGTACCAGGCTCACGCCGCCACAGATGTGACCGGTTTCGGTTTGCTGGGTCACGCCAACAACCTggcagagcagcagaaaaacgAGGTGTCCTTCGTTATCCACAACCTGCCCATCATAGCCAAGATGAGTGCCATCAGTAAGGCCTGTGGGAACTTGTTCAACCTGCTGCAGGGCAGATCGGCAGAGACCTCCG GTGGGCTGCTGGTGTGCTTACCCAGAGAGCAGGCGGCCAAGTTCTGTTCAGAGATGAAGAGCCTCAACGCGGCTCAGGGCGCCTCAAACGGAGCCTGGATCATCGGCATCGTGGAAAAAGGAGACCGGCGGGCGCGCATCATCGACAAGCCGCGCATCATCGAGGTGCCGGCCCGAGGAAGCCAGGCGGCCAATCAAGACAACAGCACCGCCAACCCCGACCCAAGCAGCAATTTGGCTTAG